A portion of the candidate division KSB1 bacterium genome contains these proteins:
- a CDS encoding Na+:solute symporter — MNIEPVEYALKNQLAMIDWCVIVLFIVISIGIGVYFSRRGTKNIREYFASGQGSSWWLLGTSMVATTFAADTPLAISGLVIKQGIWGNWFWWSQIPMFVLGVYFFSRLWRRAQILTDTELVELRYSGRPAKILRCFRAIYFALPYNCLIMGWVNLSMTKIMGLTFQLPKIWAVMICILITGAYCSVSGLWGVMATDFFQFFFAMGMAIVLAVVSVQAVGGMTAILNKLPELYGPDRASSMISIIPSIQAPNHGFTIFLVYLLLLWWTVGNTDGGAYFAQRMIAAKNEKHSFLGYLWFNIAHFCLRPWPWIVVGMVAAVYFPGIASKNPLTGKLEPDPELGYIASMLTFLKPGLLGMMLASFLAAFMSTISTQINWGASYLINDFYRPFINKNASERHYVVVSIATTILMAVLGGVISFFMNDIFVGWLLFSAINAGIGIVYIARWYWWRINAWSEISAISSIIASVALILFIRSEIILKASLITIPLVCLGALFSLGLCCKQWRRQYIKSSFFIIFLAIVAIVVVLIITLPEKKFPWTLIYTVPISSVVWLTVTMLTAPVDESKLIAFYSRVQPGGPGWKRIAEKLPSSTIITGSLFTRKNMFGALFAIAAVLSALLSVGNFLVGNKWVGMLLIGVLCFSIMMVLRYLSSQQWQA; from the coding sequence ATGAACATCGAGCCAGTGGAATACGCGCTCAAAAACCAATTGGCGATGATTGACTGGTGCGTCATCGTTCTTTTTATTGTTATCTCAATTGGAATTGGGGTTTATTTCAGCAGGCGAGGGACGAAAAATATTCGCGAATATTTTGCTTCGGGCCAGGGGTCAAGCTGGTGGCTGTTGGGCACTTCCATGGTCGCAACGACTTTTGCAGCGGATACCCCTTTGGCCATCAGTGGATTGGTAATTAAACAGGGCATCTGGGGGAATTGGTTCTGGTGGTCTCAGATCCCCATGTTTGTGCTCGGCGTTTATTTTTTTTCGAGGCTTTGGCGCAGAGCACAAATTTTAACCGACACGGAGCTGGTGGAGCTGCGTTACTCTGGTCGGCCCGCCAAAATTTTGCGCTGCTTTCGAGCGATTTATTTCGCATTGCCTTATAATTGCCTCATTATGGGCTGGGTGAATTTATCCATGACCAAAATCATGGGATTGACCTTTCAGCTCCCCAAAATTTGGGCAGTAATGATTTGCATCTTGATCACTGGTGCCTACTGCTCAGTCTCTGGCCTCTGGGGGGTTATGGCCACCGATTTCTTTCAGTTTTTTTTCGCTATGGGGATGGCGATCGTATTGGCAGTAGTTTCGGTTCAAGCAGTTGGAGGGATGACCGCTATTTTGAATAAGCTTCCAGAGCTGTACGGTCCAGACCGCGCCAGTTCGATGATTTCAATCATCCCTTCGATCCAGGCTCCAAACCATGGTTTCACAATCTTTCTCGTTTACCTTTTGCTGCTTTGGTGGACTGTTGGCAACACCGATGGTGGCGCGTATTTCGCTCAGCGAATGATTGCCGCCAAAAATGAAAAGCACTCTTTTTTAGGCTATCTCTGGTTCAATATTGCCCATTTCTGTTTGCGACCTTGGCCCTGGATCGTGGTAGGAATGGTTGCTGCGGTTTACTTCCCCGGCATTGCTTCAAAAAACCCGCTAACTGGAAAATTGGAACCTGACCCAGAATTGGGTTATATCGCCAGCATGCTGACCTTTTTGAAACCAGGGTTGCTAGGAATGATGCTGGCTTCGTTTTTAGCCGCTTTCATGTCCACCATCTCCACCCAAATTAATTGGGGGGCTTCTTACCTCATTAATGACTTTTACCGACCATTTATTAATAAAAACGCCAGCGAACGGCATTATGTTGTTGTGTCAATCGCCACGACAATCCTCATGGCTGTACTTGGTGGAGTGATTTCTTTTTTTATGAATGATATCTTTGTTGGCTGGTTGTTATTTTCCGCAATCAACGCAGGCATCGGCATCGTTTATATCGCTCGCTGGTATTGGTGGCGCATTAATGCCTGGTCTGAAATCTCAGCAATATCTTCCATTATCGCTTCTGTTGCTCTAATTTTATTCATTCGTTCTGAAATCATATTAAAGGCATCTCTGATAACGATCCCATTGGTTTGCCTTGGAGCGCTCTTCTCTTTGGGATTATGTTGCAAACAATGGCGACGCCAATATATCAAATCATCGTTTTTCATCATATTTTTAGCCATTGTAGCGATCGTTGTTGTACTGATCATTACCTTGCCCGAGAAAAAATTTCCTTGGACTCTCATCTATACCGTACCAATTTCATCGGTGGTTTGGCTTACTGTCACGATGCTAACAGCGCCGGTTGATGAATCGAAACTAATCGCTTTTTACTCTCGCGTCCAGCCGGGCGGTCCTGGCTGGAAACGGATAGCTGAAAAACTGCCTTCAAGTACCATTATTACTGGGTCACTATTTACCCGTAAAAACATGTTCGGAGCGCTATTTGCCATCGCCGCGGTTCTCTCCGCTCTGTTGAGTGTCGGCAATTTCCTGGTTGGAAATAAGTGGGTCGGAATGCTTTTAATTGGAGTTCTATGTTTTAGCATTATGATGGTGCTTCGATATTTGTCTTCTCAGCAGTGGCAGGCTTGA